One window of the Rosa rugosa chromosome 3, drRosRugo1.1, whole genome shotgun sequence genome contains the following:
- the LOC133736610 gene encoding leucine-rich repeat extensin-like protein 3, translating into MKRKIDHTRIVLILFFCLSTATTAQEPHIFHNAGLTDSHIKQRRLLNDGSRGETVTMSPSLIFPNPRIKTAYIALQAWKQAMLSDPLGHTANWVGSNVCNYTGVFCAEALDHPTIETVAGIDLNHADIAGYLPEELGHLSDIALFHVNSNRFCGTVPKSFSKLKLLHELDLSNNRFAGKFPLVVLQLPVLKYLDIRFNEFEGRIPKELFDKHLDAIFLNDNRFAYELPHNLGNSPVSVIVLANNKFHGCLPASLGNMSKNLNELILTRNGLYSCLPEEIGMLKNLTVLDVSHNGLFGELPHALGEMLSLEELNVAHNNLTGTIPESICGLPNLKSFSFGYNFFTGEPPVCLDLEEFDDSRNCLRRRPKQRSMLQCKLFLSKSVGCSSFRCQPSPPPPSSPPPPPQPQHSPPPPHSPPPPPPSPPPPSPPPPVYCIHAPPPPPPNFPPPPPPSPHYNSPPPPSSSPPNSPPPPSPPPSPPTSPPSPSYPSPPPPPPLPPCKEPSPPPSPPPCLEYSPPPPPTPA; encoded by the coding sequence ATGAAGAGAAAGATTGATCACACTCGCATTGTTCTCATACTCTTCTTTTGCCTCAGCACTGCTACTACTGCCCAAGAACCCCATATTTTCCACAATGCAGGCTTAACAGACTCCCACATCAAGCAAAGGCGGCTCCTTAATGACGGTTCCAGAGGTGAGACTGTCACAATGTCACCCTCGCTTATTTTTCCCAACCCGAGAATCAAGACTGCCTACATTGCCCTCCAAGCATGGAAGCAAGCCATGCTCTCAGACCCTCTGGGACACACAGCCAACTGGGTTGGATCCAATGTCTGCAACTACACTGGAGTCTTCTGTGCTGAAGCTCTCGACCACCCAACAATAGAAACAGTCGCTGGCATCGATCTAAACCATGCTGACATTGCCGGGTACCTCCCAGAAGAGCTTGGCCATCTTTCAGACATTGCATTGTTTCACGTGAACTCCAATCGTTTCTGTGGCACTGTCCCAAAGAGTTTCAGCAAGTTGAAGCTTCTTCATGAGCTTGATCTAAGTAATAACCGGTTTGCTGGGAAATTCCCTCTTGTTGTTCTTCAACTGCCAGTACTTAAATACCTTGACATTCGGTTCAATGAATTTGAAGGTAGAATTCCCAAGGAACTATTTGATAAGCATCTTGATGCCATCTTCCTCAACGACAACAGATTCGCCTATGAACTGCCACATAATTTAGGAAACTCGCCGGTCTCAGTTATTGTTCTTGCAAACAATAAGTTCCACGGATGTTTACCGGCCAGCCTTGGCAACATGTCCAAGAACTTAAACGAGCTGATCCTTACTAGAAATGGGTTGTACTCCTGTTTGCCAGAGGAAATAGGAATGCTCAAGAATCTTACTGTGTTAGATGTGAGTCATAATGGTCTTTTCGGTGAGTTGCCACACGCACTAGGTGAAATGTTGAGCTTGGAGGAGCTGAATGTGGCTCATAACAACCTTACAGGGACTATACCAGAGAGCATTTGTGGGCTTCCAAATCTGAAAAGTTTTAGCTTTGGGTACAACTTTTTCACAGGTGAGCCACCAGTGTGTTTAGATTTGGAAGAGTTTGATGATAGCAGGAATTGTTTGCGGCGTAGGCCAAAGCAGAGATCCATGTTGCAATGTAAATTATTTTTGTCCAAGTCTGTTGGTTGTAGTTCTTTTCGATGCCAACCATCACCGCCGCCACCATCTTCTCCCCCGCCGCCGCCACAACCACAGCattctcctccaccaccacattctcctccaccgccaccaccTTCTCCACCGCCGCCATCCCCACCACCTCCAGTATACTGCATTCACGCTCCACCTCCCCCTCCACCAAATTTCCCGCCACCACCTCCACCAAGTCCTCACTACAATTCACCACCACCCCCATCATCGTCTCCACCAAACTCTCCTCCACCCCCATCTCCGCCACCATCTCCACCAACTTCTCCCCCATCACCATCTTATCCATCCCCACCTCCACCACCCCCTTTACCTCCTTGTAAAGAACCTTCTCCACCTCCGTCTCCACCACCATGTCTGGAATATtctccacctccaccacctaCTCCAGCATGA
- the LOC133736609 gene encoding uncharacterized protein LOC133736609, with amino-acid sequence MKGHDHKMARMEDILNLPVQDPACPEFSAAHIKWVKVEGGRQGGDDIALIPFARVDDFVKGESSNADCPASFRIESKRKRAEGSVSKPRVDGYLEYTLYWCSYGPEDYRESESGMVDGSSMMKPASGKGSRPGRRHMMRGCLCHFTVKRLYTRPLIALIIYNQRTHVDKSGAPCHGILDRDSMGTRAMYAPRISEEQRLKVMSMLYAGIPLDNIIQHHMEVVQEHGGPLNRDDFLSRSDVRNMERLIRNSSHELHADDGCSVKIWVQRHRKHVFYFEDSSNSEPFVLGIQTDWQLQQMLQYGHNSYVAFHSRFGFKKLKYPLSTLLVFDPSHNAIPVAWIITSSLGSQDIHKWIGLLAERIQTKDPRWRLDAFFVDDPSVEISIIREAFQCRVLLCIWHVRRAWIRSLLKTCRNFDVQREMFKHLGWLLYCTRSGPNAMDAVEEFLQVFVDQCAFMDYFKRRWLPNIELWVNGIRSLPVASPEPNAAVESYHLRLKSKLFNEQYSSSWSRVDWLIHTLTTEFQSSYWLDQYSVETGCFENLRDRSFLTNSWYQALQILDVDVIIDEQNLQYAKVISQSDRSVAYTIWNPGSEFSLCDCPSSMLGNLCKHIIKVAILCKSRQVARPLLAAQVYRQALLTLLQNPPDDPIVLDHAILHATRLQQDIKGLEDLSNSGLLQSLPSEIDSHVADSILFPHLP; translated from the exons ATGAAGGGCCATGACCACAAG ATGGCTAGAATGGAGGACATTCTTAATCTTCCGGTGCAAGATCCTGCGTGTCCCGAGTTTTCTGCTGCTCATATCAAATGGGTAAAAGTAGAAGGCGGTCGCCAGGGTGGTGATGATATTGCCCTCATCCCATTTGCTCGAGTGGATGATTTTGTGAAAGGAGAATCTTCAAATGCTGATTGCCCTGCCAGCTTCCGCATTGAGTCAAAAAGAAAGAGAGCTGAAGGGAGCGTAAGCAAGCCGAGGGTCGATGGCTATCTTGAATATACACT ATACTGGTGTTCTTATGGCCCTGAAGACTACAGAGAAAGTGAATCCGGTATGGTGGATGGTTCTAGTATGATGAAGCCTGCATCAGGAAAGGGGAGCAGGCCTGGGCGGCGTCACATGATGAGAGGCTGCCTCTGCCATTTTACTGTAAAACGCTTATATACACGGCCACTCATTGCTCTTATTATCTATAACCAGAGAACGCATGTAGATAAATCAGGAGCCCCTTGTCATGGCATACTTGATCGTGATTCTATGGGAACGAGAGCTATGTATGCTCCACGAATTTCGGAGGAGCAACGCCTGAAAGTGATGTCTATGCTTTATGCTGGAATACCTTTGGACAATATAATTCAGCATCACATGGAGGTAGTCCAGGAGCATGGAGGACCCCTTAACCGTGATGATTTTCTGAGTCGTAGTGATGTTCGTAACATGGAAAGGCTGATTCGTAATTCTTCTCATGAGCTACATGCAGATGATGGATGCAGTGTAAAGATTTGGGTTCAACGCCATCGTAAGCATGTTTTCTACTTTGAAGACAGCTCTAATTCAGAACCATTTGTCTTAGGGATACAGACAGATTGGCAGCTGCAGCAGATGCTCCAATATGGACATAATAGTTATGTAGCTTTCCATTCAAGATTTGGCTTCAAGAAATTGAAG TATCCCTTGTCGACATTACTTGTTTTCGACCCATCCCATAATGCAATACCAGTTGCTTGGATCATTACATCTTCTCTCGGCAGTCAAGATATCCACAAGTGGATTGGGTTACTGGCTGAAAGAATTCAAACCAAGGATCCAAGATGGAGACTTGATGCCTTTTTTGTAGATGATCCTTCCGTTGAGATTTCTATAATAAG AGAGGCTTTTCAATGCCGGGTTTTATTATGCATCTGGCATGTTCGGCGTGCTTGGATAAGAAGCCTTTTAAAGACATGCAGAAACTTTGATGTGCAGCGAGAGATGTTTAAGCACTTAGGTTGGCTGTTGTATTGTACAAGAAGTGGGCCAAATGCTATGGATGCTGTTGAAGAGTTTCTGCAAGTATTTGTTGATCAATGTGCTTTTATGGATTACTTTAAGAGGCGATGGTTACCAAATATAG AGTTGTGGGTCAATGGTATAAGGTCTCTTCCTGTGGCCAGTCCAGAGCCGAATGCTGCAGTTGAGTCCTATCATTTAAGGTTGAAATCCAAGCTTTTCAATGAGCAATATTCTAGCTCCTGGTCAAGAGTTGACTGGTTAATCCACACACTTACAACTGAATTCCAATCATCCTATTGGTTGGACCAATATAGCGTAGAGACTGGGTGTTTTGAAAATCTGAGGGACAGGTCTTTCTTAACCAATTCTTGGTATCAGGCTTTGCAGATCCTAGATGTTGATGTCATAATTGATGAGCAAAATCTACAGTATGCAAAAGTCATCTCACAATCAGACAGAAGCGTGGCGTACACGATCTGGAACCCTGGTTCAGAATTCTCTTTGTGTGATTGCCCTTCGTCGATGCTGGGTAATCTCTGTAAGCATATCATCAAGGTGGCAATCTTGTGTAAAAGTCGGCAGGTTGCGAGACCTTTATTGGCTGCCCAAGTTTATAGGCAGGCTTTGCTTACCCTTCTACAAAATCCCCCAGATGATCCTATAGTTCTTGATCATGCTATTTTACATGCAACCCGCTTGCAACAGGACATCAAAGGCTTGGAAGATTTATCCAATAGTGGGTTGCTCCAGTCGTTACCTTCAGAGATTGACTCTCATGTAGCAGACAGTATACTTTTCCCTCATCTCCCTTGA